The following are from one region of the Stigmatella ashevillena genome:
- a CDS encoding phosphorylase family protein: MVGEEKEYLPETQGRQPQLRRALILTALSEEYKAVRVFLGEVEEVVHGEGTVYEKGEFASPVGDWEIILGITGKYSWSAAVETERAIRFWQPEVALFVGIAGGIKDVRIGDVVAADKAYAFEAGKAKQEFEPRPETERSSYALVQRAKKVALNPNWLSRLGDSLPTSSAQALVGPIATGSQVVAETVSDIYAFLQATYGDALAVEMEGSGFLAAARSNMNVHAMVIRGISDLIDGKREADAGGSHELASRHAAAFAFELLTQFQKPSVDARNEDEPTVSEPIGSFRDSFQEKTRQLLSWPQLLPGERWIERPELESLLHRIESESSSTTIVLGQPGSGKSALLARLGTRLAGREDVVLLALKADRLPTSLGTPETLQKWLELSRPLHEILNQLSQVRKVVLLVDQLDALSDLVDLSTGRLNVLMGLLQRVAETPNLHIVASCRSFEFRHDVRLRDYQANVIQLELPAWNLVEPVLREAGVDSAIWSKHAREVLRTPQHLKIFLEHFKNSHTPFHSYHAMLEELWQQCVLDSRKPGLDELVSAVATEMTDTEQLTLPAARFDKQRDKVQQLLVADILFQDGTRIGFTHQTLFEFARARLIISGQEHLNEFVLPRQATLSIRPKLWSCLMYLRDVGGRLYRDEFQRLWSAPKLRPHLRALMIDFLGQLDAPTADEEAWLRSMLQDNEWRRRTLSAVATSPGWFEWLARLQLPYFMVTDLEQAQAVLPVLIHGWRLNREKVLELIEDCWVEPPEKHGLALKAFQQLDVWNERAVRPVVRILRESPIAANVASNLASLVSAHAPKLAPQIVAAALERQVQDISVEKKTESEVLHACEQMLVSSRDWYAAADIAAAAPAEYLDAVWPWFVRLLERFVEEPHSFVTGYPRSRLSLLVIDEEEIQATLFSSIREAVFSTAEHESARFLKFVHEWDRSQVLDVHRMLAQGMCHMAEANPQETLEYLLADPRRLIIGGYPDPLADSRALIRMLAPQLTQEDLLRLEVAIKQWRYYSGNIPPASGPDPLWRLKNEREHRLHLLLAIPEETRSARTRKFVQSEELALGELREPEPEIPRLVAIVSPMSSEQMEKAHDEDILGLFAELTDETEWRHPRRRLLGGSVEAAREFAAFAVKHPDRAIGRMRRFKPGHQERPVAYALDELARHKHDPAELAQWVFEFDARGFHSDDFRASAAHVLEKAADKLQGLDDSLLSLLASWLKEAETAPSSEERWDGDLSPSPRPTPLLGRWTMGGRVPDGNFPILEAILKGYLSRNPPLVEQAFSVLELHLKRQERTDVWEALWAYLIRLFPQVGFERAWKFLSELFTRQPRVFSSRGGVYLLERVRWKAPPELLQPWMESLRTTGWKVGNQAFGELVALTATMNSQAWAKQEVEKILTGEDIADADLGQLRLGLAFSSSLLWREPGWRRKVTDLQVRLIPVADDDVAVAIMDTFGGVDALLDDLETRRLLGTIVKHPKVLHGGPQALVERLGDLLSCDPELIVQVCQAVVDQIPLQPKMAIPLEELVNLALTLERQERIRPKGLELFERMCQVDILSFGAEEALRESDGRLGRHESPPLRRRPAPRRRRK, from the coding sequence GTGGTGGGCGAGGAAAAGGAGTATCTTCCAGAGACTCAAGGGAGGCAGCCACAGTTGCGTCGTGCCTTAATTCTGACCGCGCTTTCGGAGGAGTACAAGGCCGTACGGGTTTTCCTCGGGGAAGTCGAAGAGGTGGTGCATGGGGAGGGAACGGTCTATGAAAAGGGCGAGTTCGCCTCACCCGTTGGGGACTGGGAAATCATCCTTGGCATAACAGGGAAATACAGTTGGTCCGCTGCCGTTGAGACAGAACGGGCCATCCGGTTCTGGCAGCCCGAGGTTGCCTTGTTCGTGGGGATTGCAGGAGGGATCAAGGACGTCCGCATTGGAGATGTGGTGGCCGCCGACAAGGCGTACGCCTTCGAAGCAGGGAAAGCGAAGCAGGAGTTTGAGCCCAGGCCCGAGACAGAGCGCAGCAGCTATGCACTGGTACAGCGCGCGAAAAAGGTAGCGCTGAACCCTAACTGGCTGAGCAGGTTGGGAGATTCCCTGCCGACAAGTTCCGCGCAGGCGCTCGTGGGGCCCATCGCGACAGGTTCCCAGGTGGTGGCTGAGACGGTGTCGGACATCTACGCGTTCCTGCAAGCGACGTATGGGGACGCTCTTGCTGTCGAGATGGAGGGTAGTGGCTTCTTGGCTGCGGCCCGCAGCAACATGAATGTCCATGCGATGGTGATTAGGGGCATCTCGGACCTCATTGATGGCAAGAGAGAAGCCGACGCTGGTGGATCCCATGAACTGGCCTCCCGTCACGCAGCAGCCTTCGCCTTCGAACTCCTTACGCAGTTCCAGAAGCCTTCAGTTGATGCTCGCAACGAGGATGAGCCAACGGTTTCTGAGCCAATCGGCTCGTTCCGGGACTCGTTCCAAGAGAAGACCCGGCAGTTGCTGAGCTGGCCACAACTGCTTCCGGGCGAGCGTTGGATAGAGCGCCCAGAGTTGGAGAGTCTGCTGCATCGGATTGAAAGTGAATCGAGCAGCACGACCATCGTCCTGGGGCAGCCTGGGAGCGGTAAGTCAGCCCTGCTCGCTCGCCTTGGAACCCGGCTTGCCGGACGCGAGGATGTCGTCCTCCTGGCTCTCAAGGCGGACCGCCTACCGACGAGCCTCGGTACGCCTGAAACGCTTCAGAAGTGGTTGGAGCTTTCAAGGCCACTCCATGAGATCCTCAATCAGCTCAGCCAGGTGCGTAAGGTGGTGTTGCTGGTAGACCAGCTGGACGCACTCTCGGACCTCGTGGACCTGAGTACGGGCCGACTGAATGTACTGATGGGCTTGCTACAGAGGGTCGCGGAGACACCCAACCTGCACATTGTGGCCTCTTGTCGGTCCTTCGAGTTCCGGCACGATGTCCGGTTGCGCGACTATCAAGCCAATGTCATTCAGCTTGAGCTGCCCGCTTGGAACCTGGTGGAACCTGTGCTGCGAGAGGCAGGGGTGGATTCTGCAATCTGGTCCAAACATGCCCGCGAAGTGCTCCGCACACCACAGCATTTGAAGATCTTCCTGGAGCACTTCAAGAACTCTCACACGCCCTTCCATTCGTACCACGCCATGTTGGAGGAGTTGTGGCAGCAATGCGTGCTGGATTCAAGGAAGCCAGGGCTTGATGAACTCGTCTCTGCCGTAGCTACCGAGATGACGGACACAGAGCAGCTCACGCTTCCTGCCGCTCGATTCGACAAGCAGAGGGACAAGGTTCAACAGCTCTTGGTCGCTGACATCCTCTTCCAGGATGGGACACGTATTGGCTTTACCCACCAGACCCTCTTCGAGTTCGCGCGTGCCCGATTGATCATCTCAGGGCAGGAACATCTCAACGAGTTCGTGCTGCCGCGCCAGGCAACGCTGTCGATCCGTCCCAAGTTGTGGAGCTGCTTGATGTACCTGCGAGATGTGGGAGGGCGGCTCTACCGGGACGAATTCCAGCGGCTGTGGAGCGCGCCAAAGCTGCGTCCACACCTCCGGGCTCTGATGATCGATTTCCTCGGCCAGCTCGATGCTCCCACCGCAGACGAGGAGGCTTGGCTCCGCTCCATGCTGCAGGACAACGAGTGGCGTCGGCGGACGCTGAGCGCCGTCGCCACTAGCCCCGGGTGGTTTGAATGGCTGGCGCGACTGCAACTGCCTTACTTCATGGTTACAGACTTGGAGCAGGCGCAGGCTGTCCTCCCTGTTCTGATTCACGGCTGGCGCTTGAACCGGGAGAAGGTGCTGGAACTCATTGAGGATTGCTGGGTGGAGCCCCCGGAGAAGCATGGGCTCGCGCTGAAGGCTTTCCAGCAGCTCGACGTGTGGAACGAGCGAGCCGTAAGACCCGTGGTGAGGATTCTCCGTGAATCGCCCATTGCGGCGAATGTGGCGAGCAATCTGGCCTCCCTCGTCTCAGCGCATGCTCCCAAGCTCGCGCCTCAGATCGTCGCAGCCGCCTTGGAGCGGCAAGTGCAGGACATCTCTGTCGAGAAGAAAACGGAGTCCGAGGTCCTCCATGCGTGTGAGCAGATGCTGGTGTCCTCTCGGGATTGGTACGCGGCAGCGGACATTGCCGCTGCCGCGCCCGCCGAGTACCTCGACGCAGTCTGGCCCTGGTTCGTGCGCCTCCTGGAGCGCTTCGTGGAGGAGCCTCATTCATTCGTGACGGGGTATCCCCGGAGCCGACTCTCTCTGTTGGTCATTGATGAGGAGGAGATCCAGGCAACGCTGTTCAGCTCTATTCGTGAGGCGGTCTTCAGCACGGCGGAACATGAGTCGGCGAGATTCCTCAAGTTCGTCCACGAATGGGACCGCAGCCAAGTTCTGGATGTTCACCGGATGCTTGCCCAAGGGATGTGCCACATGGCTGAGGCCAACCCCCAGGAGACTCTTGAGTACCTCCTTGCGGATCCTCGCCGACTGATCATTGGAGGGTATCCGGATCCGCTTGCCGACAGCCGAGCTCTGATCCGGATGCTAGCGCCGCAGCTCACGCAGGAAGACCTCCTTCGTCTGGAGGTGGCCATCAAGCAGTGGAGGTATTACTCCGGAAACATTCCTCCTGCGAGTGGTCCGGATCCTCTCTGGCGCTTGAAGAATGAGCGGGAGCATCGCTTGCACCTGCTCTTGGCGATTCCAGAAGAGACGCGCTCAGCAAGAACGCGGAAATTCGTTCAATCGGAGGAACTCGCGCTGGGGGAGCTCAGAGAGCCCGAGCCTGAGATTCCAAGGCTCGTAGCCATAGTGAGCCCCATGTCATCCGAACAGATGGAGAAGGCCCACGACGAAGACATCCTGGGACTCTTCGCTGAGTTGACGGATGAGACCGAGTGGAGACATCCCCGCCGGAGGCTTCTCGGGGGCAGTGTCGAGGCAGCACGAGAGTTCGCCGCATTTGCCGTCAAACACCCTGACAGAGCCATCGGGCGAATGCGTCGCTTCAAACCTGGGCATCAGGAGCGGCCGGTTGCCTATGCGCTGGACGAACTCGCTCGGCATAAGCACGACCCCGCCGAACTGGCCCAATGGGTGTTTGAGTTCGATGCACGCGGTTTTCACTCTGACGATTTCCGCGCCAGCGCAGCCCATGTGCTCGAAAAAGCTGCGGACAAACTCCAGGGACTTGATGATTCCTTGTTGTCGCTCCTGGCCTCCTGGCTGAAGGAGGCGGAGACGGCGCCTTCCTCAGAAGAACGCTGGGATGGGGACTTGAGTCCAAGCCCAAGACCCACACCGCTGCTTGGGAGATGGACAATGGGGGGCCGGGTTCCAGACGGAAATTTCCCCATCCTGGAAGCCATCCTGAAGGGATATCTCTCACGCAACCCACCGTTAGTAGAGCAGGCTTTCTCCGTCCTTGAGTTGCACCTCAAGCGTCAGGAGCGGACGGACGTCTGGGAGGCCCTGTGGGCCTACCTCATCCGCCTTTTTCCTCAAGTCGGCTTTGAACGGGCTTGGAAGTTCTTGAGCGAGCTTTTCACGAGGCAGCCTAGGGTGTTCAGCTCGCGTGGAGGCGTGTATCTGCTGGAGAGAGTGAGGTGGAAAGCTCCTCCCGAACTGCTCCAGCCCTGGATGGAGTCTCTCAGGACCACGGGATGGAAAGTGGGCAACCAGGCTTTTGGCGAGCTGGTCGCACTGACCGCCACCATGAACAGCCAAGCTTGGGCTAAGCAGGAGGTGGAGAAGATTTTGACAGGGGAGGACATCGCAGACGCAGATCTCGGTCAGCTCAGGCTCGGACTGGCATTCTCCAGCTCCCTGCTCTGGAGAGAGCCTGGCTGGCGCAGGAAAGTCACCGACCTGCAGGTCCGACTCATTCCAGTGGCGGACGACGATGTCGCAGTTGCCATCATGGATACATTCGGAGGGGTTGACGCACTCCTGGATGATTTGGAGACGCGTCGGCTCCTGGGCACGATTGTGAAGCACCCTAAAGTCCTGCACGGTGGTCCCCAGGCGCTCGTCGAGCGACTCGGGGACTTGCTGTCCTGCGACCCAGAGCTGATCGTGCAGGTGTGTCAAGCCGTGGTCGATCAGATCCCATTGCAGCCGAAGATGGCTATTCCCCTAGAGGAACTCGTCAATCTGGCGCTGACACTCGAGCGCCAAGAGCGAATCCGGCCCAAGGGGCTCGAACTCTTCGAGCGCATGTGTCAGGTGGACATCCTGAGCTTTGGGGCAGAGGAGGCGCTGCGCGAATCGGATGGGCGCCTCGGCAGACACGAGAGCCCACCTCTTCGCAGGCGCCCTGCACCTCGGCGCCGCAGGAAGTAA